Genomic segment of Parageobacillus genomosp. 1:
GCTTACCGTGCCGGCCGGAAACGCGGCAAGCAAGGCGTCAATCGGATGCACCTCTTCCTTTAGTTCGCCTGTTACTTTCGAAATTAAATGCATGACGTGCGAAAACTTGCCGATTTCCATTAATACGGGCGTCCGAACCGTTCCGTATTTGGCCACTTTCCCGATATCGTTACGGGCTAAATCGACGAGCATATAATGTTCGGCTCGTTCTTTCGGGTCATGGTAAAGCTCGTCGGCAAGCTGCTCATCCTCTTCCGTCGACCGTCCTCGCCTTCTCGTTCCGGCGATCGGGTGAATTTCCATATGGCGGTTGTACACTTGAATGAGCTTTTCCGGGGAGCTGCCGACAATTTCAAAATCATCGAGGCGAAAGTAAAACATATATGGCGATGGATTAATATGGCGTAACATCCGGTATACTTGAAATCCGCTGACGCGAACCGGTACGACAAACCGCTGCGATAAAACCGCTTGAAACACGTCCCCGCTGGCAATATAGCGTTTGATCGTCTCTACATCTTGTAAAAATCTTGTTTTGTCATAATTCGAGATAACCCTTTGAAAGGAAACACTCGTTTCTTCGTCTGCGTGATCAAGCAATAACAAACGTTCTTCTCTTCCGCTTGCAGCTTTTTTCATTAAGGCAGCGATCCGTTTAAGCCCTTGTTCATACTTGTGCTTCTTTGTTTCCTCCGAGTCTTGCTCCGTTAAACGGACGTAATGGATGAAGAGAAGCTCGCGTTTATGGTGGTCTAATACGATCAAAGATTCGCAAAAAGTAAAATAGCCGATCTTCATGGAAAGGTCCCGGTTTGGATGAATGGGAACTTTTTCAATGGCGGAAATAAAGTCATACCCTAAAAAGCCGACTGCACCGCCAGTAAACGGAACCGCTTCGTTCAGCCGCTTGACGCAAAGCTTTTGCTCGATGAAGCAAAACGCTTCTTTCAGCGAAGAAGTGTTTGCTATTTCTTCACCGCGCTCATCGATGACAGAAAACGTGTGACCCGTTTCACTTTCTAGCGTCAAAAACGGCGACAAGCCGATGAAGGAATAGCGCGCCCACGGCGACTGATCATCTTTGCTTTCTAGTAAAAACACCGCATCCTCGCGCAAATTTTCAAAGATTTTAAGCGGCTCGAATACATCGGCTAAAAAGCGGCGCACAATCGGAATCGTGCGGAAATAGCGCGCATCTTCCAAAAATGCGGCAAGCGTATAGTTGGACATGATTCTCTCCCTCCGTTTATTCGGATGGAGAATGAGGGTTTATGAGGCGAAATCGGGGAATAAAAAAACCCAAAGACAGAGATGCCTTTGGGTAGACTTTGCATTCATTTAGCAAACGCTCACCTCAACTAAACTCGCTCATTCTCATCTACCCTAAACTCTGCTCTCACTCTGCTTACTTACTGCTTTGTTTCCTATCATATTACATTTCGGTTTTTTTTGTCAACGACAAATCCGGCCGCAAGACGGCTGCATCCCGCAAATAAACATGAGAGATTTCTTCTTGTTTTTTCGTCGTATGAACGGTCATCATCACCCGGATGCAGCGCGGCAAAGAATTCGGCACCGGAATTTCCCGCATGCACATGACCGGTACGTACGTCCACCCTTCCAAACGGCGGAGCGCTTGCGCCGGAAAGGCCGCGGTAATATCATCGGTCACCGAAATAAGCACAAACGATACGTCGCTTGCTGCGACGTCATTAGCCCGAATCATTTCTCTCAGCAACGTTTCCGTGGCGTCGACAATTTCGTTCGCTTCATTGCGCTCTACCGTAATCGCTCCCCGAATGCCGCGGATCATGGCTTTCCCTCCTCCCGTTGGGCAAATTCACAAAGCAGTACGGATAAGGTGTCGTCGTCGAGCGCTTCAATGTCTATTTCGCCAATATCTTTTAACAGCACCATGCGCACCATCCCTGCTCTTGCTTTTTTATCGCCTTTCATTTTTTCAAGCAGGCGCTCGAGTTTTAGCGATGCTGGGATGGAAACAGGGAATCCGTATGTACGAAACCAGGCGGGAAACTGATAGTCGGCAAACGAGCGCCCATATACTCTTTCGCTGACAAAAATGGCAAACAGCATCCCGAGCGCCACGCCATCGCCATGGGTGATCGCACCGTAGCCAAGCTCGCTTTCTAACGCGTGCCCAAGCGTATGACCAAAATTTAAATGGGCGCGGACTCCCGTTTCTTTCTCATCTTCACGCACGACGCTTGCTTTGATTTCAATTCCTTTTTGAATGCAATATTGAAGCCGCTCCCCTGTTAAATCACGAAGCGTATGGATTTCCTGACGCAGCCATTCGTAAAAACGGCGGTCGCGGATTAGCGCATGCTTAATGACTTCGGCAAAGCCGGAGCGCAGTTCTTTTTCCGGCAGAGAGCGCAAAAAGGCGATGTCATAAACAACCGCTTCCGGCTGGTGGAACGCCCCAATCATATTTTTTCCGAGCGGATGGTTGATCGCCACTTTGCCGCCGACGGCGCTGTCATGCGCAAGCAACGTGGTTGGGATTTGTATATAGCGAATGCCGCGCATATAAGTGGCCGCGACAAATCCGGCCAGGTCGCCGACCACGCCGCCGCCAAAGGCAAGAATCAAAGAATGACGGTCAAGGCCGCACTCAAGCGCGGCCGTTTGACATGCATAATATTGCTCGAACGATTTTGCCCCTTCCCCGCTCGGAATGACATGCGTATACACTTCGTAGTCATCGGCTAGCAGCGCCTGAAGCTCCGCTAAATACAACGATTTCAGCGTTTGATCGGTGATAATCAGCAGTTTCGTTCCTTTAGGAAAAGATAAAGAACGAAGAATTTCCGGCAGGGAATGGATAATCCCCTCCCCGAGAAAAAGCGGATACTGTTTTGTTTTCGTTTCAATAAGCAATTGTTTCATAATTAAAACTCCCTTGCATAGCGGCGCATTTTTTCAACGTTTTCCTTAATGAGGTCCATGCGATCCTGGCCGAATTGGTCGACGATCGCCGCGGCTACTTCCCAGGCCACTACCGCTTCAGCAACAACGCTGGCCGCCGGCACGGCACAGCTGTCCGAGCGCTCAATGCTGGCCGCGAACGGCTCTTTCGTTTCAATGTCTACGCTTTGCAACGGCTTATACAGCGTTGGAATCGGCTTCATCACTCCGCGCACGACAATCGGCATACCGGTTGTCATTCCGCCTTCAAAGCCGCCAGCGCGGTTCGTCCGGCGCGTAAACCCTTTTTCCTTGCTCCAAATAATCTCATCGTGCACTTCGCTTCCCGGGCGGCGCGCCGCTTCAAAGCCGATTCCAAACTCCACCCCTTTAAAGGCGTTGATGCTGACGATCGCGGCGGCAATTTTGGCATCGAGCTTGCGGTCATAATGAACATGGCTTCCTACCCCTGCCGGCACTCCTTCGACAATCACCTCGACGATGCCGCCGATCGAGTCGCCGTTGTTCTTAGCGTTATCGATCGCTTCCATCATTTTAACGGCTGCTTCTTCATCAAAACAGCGAACCGGTGACGCTTCTGTCACTTCCTGCAATTCCGCGAGCGATTGATAATCAAGCCGCTTGGCGCGGATGCCGCCGATTTCCAACACATGTCCGGCCACGCGGATGCCAAGATCCTCTAAAATCCGCTTCGCCACCGCACCGGCCGCAACCCGCACCGTTGTCTCACGCGCTGACGAACGTTCGAGCACATTGCGCATATCACGATGCCCGTATTTTAACGCGCCGTTTAAATCGGCATGTCCCGGACGTGGACGCGTCACTTTCCGCTTCACTTCTTCCTCATGATCGATCGGTTCAATGGCCATAATGCTTTGCCAATGTTTCCAGTCGCGGTTTTCGACGACAAGCGTAATCGGCGAACCAAGCGTTTTTCCATGGCGGACGCCGCTTAAAATTTTCACTTCGTCTTTTTCGATTTGCATCCGCCGCCCGCGCCCATATCCTTTTTGTCGTCTTGCCAGCTCTTTATTAATATGTTCGGCAAGCAGCGTGAGCCCCGCTGGCACTCCTTCCAAAATCGTTGTCAGCTGCGGCCCGTGTGATTCCCCTGCTGTTAAATAGCGCATGTTTTTCTCTCCCTTCAACTCTTTAACGCGGTTAAGTAAAAATATATCACAAATTTAAAAAATGAAAATAGTTTCCGATAAAAAAAGAATTCATCTTGGCGATGAACTCTTTGGCAAATTATTCATTTTTTGCGATAAAAAAACGTATCTTCTATTTCGAAACCGTATAAAGCCGGATTAAAAATTTGCTCCGTGCTTCCGACAAACAAAATCCCGCCTGGCCGCAGCGCTTCATTAAATTGACGATAAAGCTTTTGCTTTGCCTC
This window contains:
- the trpE gene encoding anthranilate synthase component I codes for the protein MSNYTLAAFLEDARYFRTIPIVRRFLADVFEPLKIFENLREDAVFLLESKDDQSPWARYSFIGLSPFLTLESETGHTFSVIDERGEEIANTSSLKEAFCFIEQKLCVKRLNEAVPFTGGAVGFLGYDFISAIEKVPIHPNRDLSMKIGYFTFCESLIVLDHHKRELLFIHYVRLTEQDSEETKKHKYEQGLKRIAALMKKAASGREERLLLLDHADEETSVSFQRVISNYDKTRFLQDVETIKRYIASGDVFQAVLSQRFVVPVRVSGFQVYRMLRHINPSPYMFYFRLDDFEIVGSSPEKLIQVYNRHMEIHPIAGTRRRGRSTEEDEQLADELYHDPKERAEHYMLVDLARNDIGKVAKYGTVRTPVLMEIGKFSHVMHLISKVTGELKEEVHPIDALLAAFPAGTVSGAPKVRAMQILQELEPTARNLYAGTIAYIGFDGNIDSCIAIRTAIVKDGCAYVQAGAGIVADSVSELEWKETCNKASALMKAIERAEQLFMRGESLYVETTSSQMY
- the aroH gene encoding chorismate mutase — its product is MIRGIRGAITVERNEANEIVDATETLLREMIRANDVAASDVSFVLISVTDDITAAFPAQALRRLEGWTYVPVMCMREIPVPNSLPRCIRVMMTVHTTKKQEEISHVYLRDAAVLRPDLSLTKKTEM
- the aroB gene encoding 3-dehydroquinate synthase; translation: MKQLLIETKTKQYPLFLGEGIIHSLPEILRSLSFPKGTKLLIITDQTLKSLYLAELQALLADDYEVYTHVIPSGEGAKSFEQYYACQTAALECGLDRHSLILAFGGGVVGDLAGFVAATYMRGIRYIQIPTTLLAHDSAVGGKVAINHPLGKNMIGAFHQPEAVVYDIAFLRSLPEKELRSGFAEVIKHALIRDRRFYEWLRQEIHTLRDLTGERLQYCIQKGIEIKASVVREDEKETGVRAHLNFGHTLGHALESELGYGAITHGDGVALGMLFAIFVSERVYGRSFADYQFPAWFRTYGFPVSIPASLKLERLLEKMKGDKKARAGMVRMVLLKDIGEIDIEALDDDTLSVLLCEFAQREEGKP
- the aroC gene encoding chorismate synthase, producing the protein MRYLTAGESHGPQLTTILEGVPAGLTLLAEHINKELARRQKGYGRGRRMQIEKDEVKILSGVRHGKTLGSPITLVVENRDWKHWQSIMAIEPIDHEEEVKRKVTRPRPGHADLNGALKYGHRDMRNVLERSSARETTVRVAAGAVAKRILEDLGIRVAGHVLEIGGIRAKRLDYQSLAELQEVTEASPVRCFDEEAAVKMMEAIDNAKNNGDSIGGIVEVIVEGVPAGVGSHVHYDRKLDAKIAAAIVSINAFKGVEFGIGFEAARRPGSEVHDEIIWSKEKGFTRRTNRAGGFEGGMTTGMPIVVRGVMKPIPTLYKPLQSVDIETKEPFAASIERSDSCAVPAASVVAEAVVAWEVAAAIVDQFGQDRMDLIKENVEKMRRYAREF